One Sediminicola sp. YIK13 DNA segment encodes these proteins:
- the rnhA gene encoding ribonuclease HI, translating into MDKADVHIYTDGAARGNPGPGGYGIVMEWVGKPYRKEFKQGFRHTTNNRMELLAVIEALKKLKVPGLKITVFTDSKYVVDAVEKKWLDRWERTNFKDKKNPDLWKLFLVEYRKHQVHFKWIKGHNNHRQNERCDQLAVEASKELNLPADKGFEDSLKN; encoded by the coding sequence ATGGATAAAGCAGATGTACATATCTATACCGATGGGGCGGCAAGGGGAAATCCGGGTCCCGGCGGATACGGCATAGTGATGGAATGGGTGGGAAAACCTTATAGAAAAGAATTCAAACAAGGGTTTAGGCATACGACCAATAATAGAATGGAACTATTGGCGGTCATAGAAGCCCTGAAAAAACTTAAAGTACCGGGTCTTAAAATTACCGTTTTTACCGATTCCAAGTATGTGGTTGATGCTGTAGAGAAAAAATGGCTGGATCGTTGGGAACGGACCAATTTTAAGGACAAGAAGAATCCCGATCTGTGGAAACTCTTCCTTGTGGAATACAGAAAACACCAAGTCCATTTCAAATGGATAAAAGGACACAACAATCACCGCCAAAATGAACGATGCGATCAATTGGCCGTTGAGGCTTCCAAAGAATTGAATCTTCCTGCCGACAAAGGCTTTGAGGATTCCTTAAAAAATTAA
- a CDS encoding UvrD-helicase domain-containing protein, translating into MQIKLVQNANYKIYNASAGSGKTFTLTKEYLKIILASTSNRSFRQILAITFTNKAVNEMKQRILGSLFEFGETNSLKDASPMFLTISEELQMSAEDLQKKAKKTLKEILHNYAFFDVSTIDKFTHRLIRTFAKDLKLPQNFEVILDTALLLDEAIARLINKAGTNEKLTSVLLDFALEKANEDKSWDISLDLAKIGKLLFDENHADHLKQIADKEIGDFLVLKKKIQSNIAKNEEGLFSTAKEILEIINNNGLEFSDFKSGYFPKFIAKIADKNYVMDFKAGWKQNFASDPLYTKACPDATKAVLDSLHPQFTQLFHNIKEKAVELLFLKNAYGNIVPLTVLNAIQQEVKALELERDQLPITSFNRIISKEIKNQPAPFIYERLGEKYRHYFIDEFQDTSEMQWNNLIPLIGNALESEDLLGQKGSLLLVGDAKQAIYRWRGGKAEQFSNLINLEKNPFVLSPDTKNLPANYRSCEEVIKFNNDFFTIASPFLNNVAYNQLFLEGNKQEYNSKKGGLVTIGFVEESEDMTEDEHYCAQILNSIEEVRKKNFGLKDICILTRSRKHGIIVADFLMKEGIPIISSETLLLNSSPKVQFLIALLHYSIDPNNKETAFDILYFLSGDKGTDHNFIASHLEGVGALLKDKYEFDTKYLKQHSVYDGLEHAIKQFNLIEGSDAYITYLMDTVLEVEQKEGSSPHSFLTYWEKKKGKLSITAPESVNAIQIMTVHKSKGLEFPIVIFPYANEQLYKEIDAKLWIPVDADSFNGFEALLVNKKQEVVAYGETASVLYEEEQHKLELDAFNVLYVALTRAVDALYILTKKDLKSNGDHKTDFYSGLFIHYLKEKGHWDLSKQTYVFGALEFAEKHQKEMMDQLSVPYALTYKDRPSFNLITTSGSLWDSGAELAMEQGNVLHQLLSYIKTEADIGQALTLMQRNGQITHQETNSLKEVLLKIVRHPELEEFFHSDTIVWNERDIITQIGLILRPDRIVLQEKAATIIDYKTGTRSSAHHTQVNDYASAMEAMNYTVKNKIIVYINDTITPEFI; encoded by the coding sequence TTGCAAATAAAATTAGTGCAGAACGCCAACTACAAAATATATAATGCCTCTGCCGGTTCGGGCAAGACCTTTACCCTAACCAAGGAGTATCTTAAAATTATTCTTGCTTCCACTTCCAACCGTAGTTTTCGGCAAATACTAGCCATTACCTTTACGAACAAGGCCGTGAATGAAATGAAACAACGCATCTTGGGCAGTCTGTTCGAATTTGGGGAGACCAATTCTTTAAAAGACGCATCTCCCATGTTCCTTACCATTTCGGAAGAGCTGCAGATGAGCGCTGAAGACCTTCAAAAAAAGGCAAAAAAAACGCTAAAAGAGATTTTGCACAATTATGCTTTTTTTGATGTGTCTACCATAGATAAATTTACGCATCGTCTTATTCGCACCTTTGCAAAGGACTTAAAGCTACCGCAAAATTTTGAGGTGATTCTGGACACCGCCCTTCTTTTGGATGAGGCCATAGCCCGACTCATCAACAAGGCGGGGACAAATGAAAAACTCACCTCAGTATTGTTGGATTTTGCCCTGGAAAAAGCCAATGAGGACAAGAGTTGGGATATAAGTCTGGATTTGGCCAAAATTGGGAAGTTGCTATTTGATGAAAATCATGCTGACCACCTGAAGCAGATTGCAGATAAGGAAATAGGTGATTTTTTGGTCTTGAAGAAAAAAATCCAGTCCAATATCGCCAAGAATGAAGAGGGATTGTTTTCTACCGCAAAGGAAATATTGGAAATTATCAATAACAACGGTTTAGAATTCAGCGATTTTAAGTCGGGCTATTTCCCAAAATTCATTGCCAAAATTGCCGACAAAAATTACGTGATGGACTTTAAGGCAGGATGGAAACAAAATTTTGCAAGCGACCCGCTTTATACAAAAGCATGTCCCGATGCTACAAAGGCTGTTTTAGATTCGCTCCACCCCCAATTCACTCAACTCTTCCATAATATCAAAGAAAAGGCAGTAGAATTATTGTTCCTTAAAAATGCATATGGCAACATTGTTCCCCTCACAGTTCTTAATGCCATACAGCAAGAGGTGAAAGCCCTGGAATTGGAAAGGGACCAATTGCCCATCACTTCCTTTAACCGCATCATCTCGAAAGAAATTAAAAATCAGCCTGCTCCCTTTATCTACGAAAGGCTGGGCGAAAAGTACCGGCATTATTTCATTGATGAGTTCCAGGACACTTCGGAGATGCAGTGGAACAATCTCATCCCCTTAATAGGAAATGCCCTAGAGAGTGAGGATCTTCTTGGGCAAAAAGGGTCCTTATTATTAGTTGGTGATGCCAAGCAGGCCATTTACAGATGGCGCGGTGGCAAAGCAGAACAATTTTCAAACCTTATCAACCTAGAAAAAAATCCATTTGTACTTTCCCCGGATACCAAAAATTTACCTGCCAATTATAGGAGTTGTGAAGAGGTGATCAAATTCAATAATGATTTCTTTACCATTGCCAGTCCCTTTTTAAATAATGTAGCCTACAATCAATTGTTTCTTGAGGGGAACAAGCAGGAGTACAATTCCAAAAAGGGTGGTTTGGTGACAATTGGCTTTGTTGAGGAATCGGAGGACATGACCGAAGATGAGCATTATTGTGCGCAGATACTTAATTCCATTGAAGAGGTAAGGAAAAAGAATTTTGGCCTTAAGGATATCTGCATCCTTACGCGTAGTCGCAAACACGGGATTATAGTGGCCGATTTTCTAATGAAAGAAGGAATCCCCATTATTTCCTCAGAAACCCTTTTATTGAACAGCAGCCCAAAAGTTCAATTTTTAATTGCCCTCCTACACTATTCCATTGACCCCAATAATAAGGAAACTGCTTTTGATATACTTTATTTTCTTTCTGGGGACAAAGGCACCGATCATAATTTTATAGCATCACATTTGGAGGGAGTTGGGGCTCTATTAAAAGATAAATATGAATTTGATACCAAATATTTAAAACAACACTCGGTTTATGACGGTCTGGAACACGCCATAAAGCAATTCAATTTAATAGAAGGTTCTGATGCCTACATTACCTATTTAATGGATACGGTCCTGGAGGTGGAACAAAAAGAAGGGAGCAGCCCCCATTCCTTTCTGACCTATTGGGAAAAGAAAAAAGGCAAGCTAAGCATAACAGCTCCAGAAAGTGTGAACGCCATTCAGATTATGACCGTTCACAAGTCTAAAGGACTGGAATTTCCCATAGTAATATTCCCTTATGCCAATGAACAGCTCTATAAAGAAATAGATGCAAAATTATGGATCCCTGTAGATGCGGATTCGTTCAACGGTTTTGAGGCGCTTTTAGTGAATAAGAAACAAGAGGTGGTAGCGTATGGAGAAACGGCCAGTGTACTCTACGAGGAAGAGCAGCATAAATTGGAATTGGACGCCTTCAATGTCTTATATGTTGCACTAACAAGAGCTGTAGATGCACTTTATATACTTACCAAGAAAGACCTCAAAAGCAACGGGGATCACAAAACGGATTTCTATTCTGGATTGTTCATACATTATTTAAAGGAAAAGGGGCATTGGGATCTTTCAAAGCAAACCTATGTATTTGGTGCGCTCGAATTTGCAGAGAAGCATCAAAAAGAGATGATGGATCAGTTATCCGTCCCTTATGCGCTTACTTATAAGGATAGGCCAAGTTTTAATCTCATCACCACCTCGGGATCTCTTTGGGACTCAGGGGCAGAACTTGCCATGGAACAAGGAAATGTATTGCATCAATTGTTGAGCTATATAAAAACTGAAGCCGATATTGGGCAAGCTCTAACCCTAATGCAGAGAAATGGCCAAATTACCCATCAAGAAACCAACTCCCTTAAAGAGGTCCTTTTAAAGATTGTCCGTCACCCAGAATTGGAAGAATTTTTCCATTCGGATACAATTGTTTGGAATGAAAGGGATATAATTACCCAAATCGGGTTAATTTTGCGACCAGATAGGATTGTGCTACAAGAAAAAGCAGCAACAATCATTGATTACAAAACAGGAACAAGGAGTTCTGCCCACCATACGCAGGTGAATGATTATGCATCGGCCATGGAAGCCATGAACTACACTGTCAAAAATAAAATTATCGTTTATATTAATGATACCATAACACCAGAATTCATATAA
- a CDS encoding OmpA family protein translates to MKHLSKLLVVALLAVGLNNLHAQDENNPWQVSFGVNAIDVYPTGDVSSFGNEYFNVNDHWNILPSISYVSVSKYVGDGFSIGVRGSLNRISKLGDVSVDDLSHYAADGTIKYAFLKNTKLDPFVEIGGGYTWVNEIGAGTVNGGVGVNYWFSDNIGLTVQTSYKHAFEDYGVKHFQHLAGIAIKFGGTDTDGDGIYDKDDACPEVAGLAIFNGCPDTDGDGIEDSKDECPNEAGSKEMNGCPDADGDGVADKDDACPNEAGLPALAGCPDADGDGIADKDDACPSEAGPAENKGCPWPDTDGDGVLDKDDACPEVAGTVANKGCPEVTEEVQKQLNDYARTILFDTGKSSIKAESTAVMVDIILILKEYPTAKFTVEGHTDSVGSASLNQKLSESRANSVRDFLIKEGIGADRLTAIGYGEDKPIATNNTRAGRTQNRRVEINLIK, encoded by the coding sequence ATGAAACATCTTAGCAAATTATTAGTTGTGGCCCTACTTGCTGTAGGATTAAACAACTTACACGCGCAGGACGAAAACAACCCATGGCAGGTTAGTTTTGGTGTTAACGCGATTGACGTTTATCCAACTGGTGATGTAAGCTCATTTGGAAACGAATATTTTAATGTAAACGACCACTGGAACATTCTTCCATCTATTTCCTACGTTTCTGTATCCAAATATGTTGGTGACGGATTTTCAATTGGAGTTAGAGGTTCATTGAACAGAATTTCCAAATTAGGTGATGTTAGTGTAGATGATCTTTCTCACTACGCAGCTGACGGTACTATAAAATATGCCTTTTTGAAAAACACTAAGCTAGACCCTTTCGTTGAAATCGGTGGTGGTTATACTTGGGTTAACGAAATTGGTGCTGGTACTGTTAACGGAGGTGTAGGTGTTAACTACTGGTTTTCCGATAATATCGGTCTAACTGTACAGACATCTTACAAGCACGCTTTCGAAGATTACGGAGTAAAACATTTCCAACACTTAGCAGGTATCGCCATTAAATTTGGTGGAACTGATACTGACGGTGACGGAATCTATGATAAAGACGACGCCTGTCCTGAGGTAGCTGGTCTTGCAATTTTCAACGGATGTCCTGATACTGACGGTGACGGAATCGAAGATAGCAAAGATGAGTGTCCTAACGAAGCTGGTTCTAAAGAAATGAACGGTTGTCCTGATGCTGACGGTGACGGTGTTGCTGATAAAGATGACGCTTGTCCTAACGAAGCTGGTCTTCCTGCTTTAGCTGGTTGTCCTGATGCTGACGGTGACGGTATTGCTGATAAAGATGATGCTTGTCCTAGCGAAGCTGGTCCTGCTGAAAACAAAGGTTGTCCTTGGCCTGATACTGACGGAGACGGAGTATTGGATAAAGATGATGCTTGTCCTGAAGTAGCTGGAACTGTTGCTAACAAAGGTTGTCCTGAAGTAACTGAAGAAGTTCAGAAACAATTGAACGACTACGCAAGAACTATCTTGTTCGACACTGGAAAATCTTCTATCAAAGCTGAATCTACTGCTGTAATGGTAGATATCATCTTGATCTTGAAAGAATATCCAACAGCTAAGTTTACTGTTGAAGGTCACACTGACAGTGTTGGTAGTGCATCTTTGAACCAAAAGCTTTCTGAATCCAGAGCAAACTCTGTAAGAGATTTCTTGATCAAAGAAGGAATTGGAGCTGACAGGTTAACGGCTATCGGATATGGTGAAGACAAGCCAATTGCTACCAACAATACAAGAGCTGGTAGAACTCAAAACAGAAGAGTTGAAATTAACTTGATCAAGTAA
- a CDS encoding superoxide dismutase, whose amino-acid sequence MAFELPKLPYAYDALEPHIDAKTMEIHHTKHHNGYTNNLNNAIEGTDLAGKSIEDILHNLDMSNTAVRNNGGGFYNHSLFWEVMSPKGGGEPSGEVADAINSAFGSYDSFKDAFAKAAGTRFGSGWAWLCVHKGGKLEICSTPNQDNPLMPDVGCGGFPILGLDVWEHAYYLNYQNRRPDYITHFYNIINWNKVAELYKANK is encoded by the coding sequence ATGGCTTTTGAATTACCTAAATTACCATATGCATACGATGCATTGGAACCTCATATTGATGCAAAAACAATGGAAATACACCATACAAAGCATCACAATGGATATACCAACAACTTGAATAACGCTATTGAGGGAACCGACCTTGCCGGGAAATCCATAGAGGATATCCTGCACAATTTGGACATGTCCAATACTGCCGTAAGGAACAATGGAGGTGGATTTTACAATCACTCCTTGTTCTGGGAAGTAATGTCCCCAAAAGGTGGAGGTGAACCCAGTGGAGAAGTGGCTGATGCCATCAATTCCGCGTTTGGATCGTACGATAGTTTTAAAGATGCCTTTGCAAAGGCTGCAGGTACAAGATTTGGTTCCGGTTGGGCATGGCTATGTGTTCATAAAGGAGGGAAATTGGAAATTTGCTCCACACCTAATCAGGATAACCCATTAATGCCAGATGTTGGATGTGGTGGATTCCCAATTTTGGGACTGGATGTTTGGGAGCATGCGTATTACCTAAATTACCAAAATAGAAGACCTGACTATATTACACATTTCTATAATATTATCAACTGGAATAAAGTTGCAGAACTTTACAAAGCCAACAAATAA
- the kbl gene encoding glycine C-acetyltransferase, which translates to MYGSIQQHLQEELQNIKDDGLYKKERIITSPQGAVIKISTGQEVINFCSNNYLGLSAHPEVVKAAKDTLDSHGFGMSSVRFICGTQDIHKELEQKIADFYGTEDTILYAAAFDANGGVFEPLLGPEDAIISDSLNHASIIDGVRLCKAKRYRYTNNDMADLEAQLKQANKDGSRFKIIVTDGVFSMDGLLAPLDKICDLADKYDAMVMIDECHSAGFIGETGRGTLEEKGVMDRIDIITGTLGKALGGAMGGYTTGKKEIIEILRQRSRPYLFSNSLAPTIVGASIKVFDMLDKNTSLRDKLQENTEYFKKGMKAAGFDIIDGDSAIVPVMLYDAKLSQQMADMLLEKGIYVIGFFFPVVPKGKARIRVQLSAAHEIEHLDKAIQAFTEVGKALDVV; encoded by the coding sequence ATGTACGGAAGTATTCAACAACATTTACAAGAAGAATTACAAAACATCAAGGATGACGGTCTTTATAAAAAGGAACGCATCATAACATCACCCCAAGGAGCGGTGATCAAAATTTCGACAGGTCAAGAGGTCATAAATTTTTGCTCCAATAATTATTTGGGGCTTTCTGCACATCCCGAAGTAGTAAAAGCAGCCAAGGATACCTTGGATAGCCATGGGTTTGGGATGTCCTCGGTACGTTTTATCTGTGGAACCCAAGATATACATAAAGAACTGGAACAGAAGATCGCAGATTTCTATGGCACAGAGGATACCATATTATATGCCGCAGCATTTGATGCCAATGGCGGGGTCTTTGAACCCCTATTGGGACCAGAAGATGCTATAATCTCTGATTCGCTTAATCATGCTTCCATTATAGATGGGGTTCGTTTATGCAAGGCAAAGAGATACCGTTATACCAACAATGATATGGCAGATCTAGAGGCCCAATTGAAACAGGCCAATAAAGACGGCTCCCGTTTTAAGATTATAGTCACCGATGGGGTCTTCTCCATGGACGGCCTTTTAGCGCCTTTGGACAAGATCTGTGACCTTGCAGATAAGTATGATGCTATGGTAATGATAGATGAGTGTCATTCTGCAGGATTCATTGGGGAAACGGGCAGAGGCACCCTTGAAGAGAAAGGGGTCATGGACAGAATTGACATTATCACAGGAACACTGGGTAAGGCCTTAGGAGGCGCTATGGGCGGCTACACTACAGGTAAAAAGGAAATAATCGAAATTTTAAGGCAGCGATCCAGACCTTACCTTTTCTCCAATTCCTTGGCCCCTACAATAGTAGGTGCCTCTATAAAGGTATTTGACATGTTGGATAAGAATACCTCGTTGAGGGATAAACTTCAGGAAAATACGGAGTACTTTAAGAAAGGAATGAAAGCAGCTGGCTTTGATATCATAGACGGAGATTCTGCAATTGTTCCGGTCATGTTATATGATGCAAAACTCTCCCAACAAATGGCAGATATGCTTTTGGAGAAAGGCATCTATGTGATCGGTTTTTTCTTTCCTGTGGTCCCAAAAGGGAAAGCAAGAATACGCGTACAACTTTCTGCTGCACATGAAATTGAGCACCTGGATAAAGCAATCCAAGCGTTTACGGAGGTTGGCAAGGCTTTGGACGTAGTTTAA
- a CDS encoding PD-(D/E)XK nuclease family protein produces the protein MKSFLEEVIEEVQLKYGSLEEIIFVLPSKRAGTFLRNSIGKIASKTSFAPEIYSIETFIEKIANLGYANNTEQLFHLYESYLKTTQDEPENFYAFSKWGQTLLQDFNEIDRYLVDSKAIFSHLSAIKEINHWSLQEGKTKMITDYLQFWNNLPRLYETFNTSLLEKGLGHQGLVYRRATEQLKTYLGTKPGAIHVFIGFNALNTAESNIIQEILETTPSEIHWDIDPYFLEDNIHDAGHFIRQHFKTWNCLLNQPKKGVKENYLEKKDIQIVGLPKNVTQAKYVGHLLEKIQASNKESLKNTAVVLGDENLLNPIMNSVPEAVEGVNITMGYPLHNSPLASFFTQFFELYLNKDPQGWYFQDLLNFLSHPYTKIYLTQEGVDGSYVLSEAIKTKNWSYVSHDKINSVIPSEITNIHNLFFKENVSVSSFLDICSKVILGLKDPFKTGSQDLGMEYLYRFHELFNQLNELVRQYPYISDLRSLISLYRELLSSQTLDFRGEPLKGLQIMGMLESRNLDFETVILTSVNEGILPSGKSNNSFLPFDLKIAFGLPTYKEKDAVYTYHFYRLLQRAKHVYILYNTEPDVLEGGEKSRLIAQLLTDKNRSKDITELVAAPEIKSSIKKVCTIQKDGGLMQKIKVLAEKGFSPSSLTNYIRNPIDFYKRSILKIDDVNEVEENVAANTFGTIVHDTLEELYIPYIGQNLTKEALDSMFPLIKGVVKKHFVLNYADGDISRGKNLIAYNVVLQYIENFIKSELEDIKGHQIKILGLEEGWNTQLAIKGLNFPVTLKGKLDRIDERDGILRIIDYKTGKVTSKDVEVYDWDELITNYDFSKAFQLLCYALMYNSKQPIQKLEAGIISFKNLREGLLLFATKPKKGDRNKDTLITQETIALFDTALQTLILEICNPDIPFIEKEI, from the coding sequence ATGAAGAGTTTTCTTGAAGAAGTTATTGAAGAGGTCCAACTGAAATATGGCTCGCTTGAGGAAATTATCTTTGTCTTACCCAGCAAAAGAGCCGGAACCTTTTTGAGAAACAGTATTGGAAAAATAGCCTCCAAGACCTCCTTTGCCCCTGAAATCTATAGCATTGAAACCTTTATTGAAAAGATAGCCAACCTGGGTTATGCAAATAATACCGAGCAATTATTTCACCTATACGAAAGCTACCTTAAAACCACCCAGGATGAGCCCGAAAATTTTTATGCGTTCTCTAAATGGGGCCAAACCCTTTTACAGGATTTCAATGAGATAGATAGGTACCTCGTTGATTCAAAAGCTATTTTTTCCCATCTCTCCGCAATCAAAGAAATCAACCATTGGTCCTTGCAAGAGGGGAAGACCAAAATGATTACGGACTATTTACAGTTCTGGAACAATCTACCACGCCTGTACGAAACATTCAATACCTCCTTATTGGAAAAAGGCCTTGGCCATCAAGGCTTGGTATACCGAAGGGCAACTGAACAATTGAAAACCTATTTGGGGACAAAGCCAGGGGCAATCCATGTTTTTATAGGTTTTAATGCCCTGAATACGGCAGAGTCCAATATAATACAGGAGATCTTGGAAACCACCCCCAGTGAAATACATTGGGATATTGATCCCTATTTTTTAGAGGACAACATCCATGATGCCGGACATTTTATTCGACAACATTTTAAAACCTGGAACTGTCTCCTGAACCAGCCCAAAAAAGGGGTAAAGGAAAATTATCTTGAAAAGAAAGATATCCAAATCGTGGGCCTACCCAAAAACGTTACCCAGGCCAAATACGTAGGACATCTTTTAGAAAAGATTCAGGCATCAAATAAAGAATCACTAAAGAATACCGCTGTGGTGTTAGGGGACGAGAATTTGCTCAACCCCATCATGAATTCCGTGCCAGAAGCCGTTGAAGGGGTCAATATTACCATGGGGTATCCTTTGCACAATAGCCCCTTGGCAAGTTTCTTTACCCAGTTCTTTGAACTTTACTTAAATAAGGACCCTCAAGGCTGGTACTTTCAAGATCTGCTTAATTTTCTATCCCATCCATACACAAAAATCTATTTGACTCAGGAGGGTGTTGATGGCTCTTATGTATTGAGTGAGGCCATAAAAACCAAAAATTGGTCGTACGTAAGTCACGATAAGATCAATTCGGTCATACCATCAGAAATTACGAACATCCATAATCTCTTTTTTAAAGAGAATGTTTCCGTATCATCGTTTCTGGATATCTGCTCAAAAGTCATTCTGGGTTTAAAAGACCCCTTTAAAACAGGGTCACAAGACTTAGGGATGGAATATTTATACCGATTCCATGAATTGTTCAACCAATTGAACGAATTGGTAAGGCAATACCCATATATATCCGATCTAAGATCACTTATAAGTCTGTATAGGGAATTACTGTCATCGCAAACGCTGGACTTTAGGGGAGAGCCGTTAAAAGGGCTTCAGATTATGGGTATGCTGGAAAGTAGGAACCTCGATTTTGAGACAGTGATCTTAACGTCGGTCAATGAGGGCATCCTCCCTTCTGGAAAAAGCAACAATTCCTTCTTGCCATTTGATTTAAAAATTGCCTTTGGACTACCCACCTATAAGGAAAAGGACGCCGTGTACACCTACCATTTTTACCGATTATTGCAGCGTGCCAAACACGTTTATATTTTGTACAATACCGAGCCCGACGTGCTTGAAGGGGGTGAAAAAAGTAGACTGATAGCCCAGTTACTTACGGACAAGAATAGAAGCAAGGATATTACAGAACTGGTGGCCGCTCCAGAGATAAAGTCTTCGATAAAAAAGGTCTGTACCATCCAAAAAGATGGAGGCTTAATGCAAAAAATTAAGGTACTGGCAGAAAAGGGGTTTTCGCCATCATCCCTCACCAACTATATCCGCAACCCCATCGATTTTTACAAACGGAGTATATTAAAGATCGATGATGTCAATGAAGTGGAAGAAAACGTGGCAGCCAATACCTTTGGAACTATTGTCCACGACACCTTGGAAGAACTCTATATTCCTTATATCGGCCAGAACCTGACCAAGGAAGCTCTTGATTCTATGTTTCCATTGATCAAAGGTGTCGTAAAAAAACATTTTGTGCTAAATTATGCCGATGGAGATATCAGCAGGGGTAAAAACTTAATAGCCTACAATGTAGTGCTCCAATACATTGAGAATTTTATCAAATCTGAACTCGAAGATATTAAAGGCCATCAAATTAAGATTTTGGGTCTTGAAGAAGGTTGGAACACACAGTTGGCCATAAAAGGATTAAATTTTCCGGTAACACTAAAGGGAAAATTGGACCGTATTGATGAAAGGGATGGCATTCTCAGGATCATCGATTATAAAACGGGAAAGGTAACATCTAAAGATGTGGAAGTGTACGACTGGGATGAACTGATAACCAACTATGACTTTAGCAAGGCCTTTCAATTACTTTGTTATGCCCTAATGTACAATAGCAAACAACCCATTCAAAAGTTGGAAGCGGGAATTATATCATTTAAAAATCTGAGGGAAGGGCTTCTCCTTTTTGCCACTAAACCAAAAAAGGGCGATCGCAACAAGGATACTTTGATTACCCAAGAAACGATTGCCCTATTTGACACTGCCCTACAAACCCTCATTTTGGAGATTTGTAATCCGGACATTCCCTTTATAGAAAAAGAGATTTAA
- a CDS encoding PfkB family carbohydrate kinase has product MGKLLIVGTVAFDAIETPFGKTDKILGGAATFIGLAASQFDLDSAIVSVVGDDFPQEYLDLLSSKNIDISAIEIVEGGKTFYWKGKYHNDLNSRDTLATELNVLANFSPVVPQNFKNAEVVMLGNLHPSVQKSVIEQMETKPRLIVLDTMNFWMDNALDELLDVIKHVDVITINDEEARQLTKEYSLVKAAAAIHKLGPKYVVIKKGEHGALLFKDDNVFFAPALPLEEVFDPTGAGDTFAGGFAGYLAESKNISFNNMKSAIIHGSNLASFCVEKFGTERMKNLERKDVTKRLMQFKELTQFDIELQ; this is encoded by the coding sequence ATGGGCAAATTACTGATTGTGGGCACCGTTGCCTTCGATGCTATTGAGACACCTTTCGGAAAAACAGATAAAATTCTTGGGGGAGCAGCTACCTTTATCGGTCTTGCCGCATCACAGTTTGACTTGGATTCAGCGATTGTTTCTGTAGTAGGGGACGATTTTCCACAAGAATACTTAGATCTTTTATCTAGTAAGAACATAGATATCTCGGCTATAGAAATAGTAGAAGGCGGCAAAACCTTTTACTGGAAAGGCAAATACCATAATGATCTTAACTCCAGGGATACTTTGGCGACAGAACTTAATGTGCTGGCCAACTTTTCACCCGTGGTACCACAAAACTTCAAGAATGCAGAAGTGGTTATGCTTGGCAATCTTCACCCGAGCGTCCAAAAAAGTGTTATTGAACAAATGGAAACCAAGCCTAGGCTTATTGTTCTTGACACCATGAACTTTTGGATGGACAATGCGCTGGACGAATTGCTGGACGTAATTAAACATGTAGATGTTATTACCATCAATGACGAAGAGGCAAGACAGTTGACCAAGGAATACTCCTTGGTAAAAGCTGCGGCAGCCATCCATAAATTAGGACCAAAATATGTCGTAATTAAAAAAGGGGAGCACGGAGCCCTCTTGTTTAAGGATGACAATGTGTTTTTTGCACCCGCACTGCCCTTAGAGGAAGTTTTTGATCCAACAGGAGCTGGAGACACCTTTGCCGGAGGGTTCGCAGGCTATCTCGCTGAATCAAAAAACATTTCCTTTAACAATATGAAAAGCGCCATCATCCATGGCTCTAATCTTGCATCTTTCTGTGTTGAAAAGTTTGGTACTGAAAGAATGAAAAATCTTGAAAGGAAAGATGTTACCAAACGACTGATGCAATTCAAAGAATTGACACAGTTTGATATTGAATTACAATAA